One region of Zingiber officinale cultivar Zhangliang chromosome 7B, Zo_v1.1, whole genome shotgun sequence genomic DNA includes:
- the LOC122006921 gene encoding U-box domain-containing protein 26-like, with protein sequence MDGLSNRSDGRTAKLRRAMPGSVAALDVAAVTVPHYFRCPISLELMRDPVTVCTGQTYDRPSIESWVATGNTTCPVTRVPLADFTLIPNHTLRRLIQEWCVAHRSLGVERIPTPKQPADPLLVRSLVASASAGSVTSRVAALCRLRALARESEKNRAVISTHETRSVLVEIAFEGKEELADQPALEAMAVLSILPLSEAESTAVATRPERLRRLGEMVREHPSMEARINAAAVIEVVAAGARSAEIRTAVGETEGVMEGLVALVEQQGNPRAVRVGIRGLFALCLAKENRFRAVAAGAAAAVVGRVGELASSDAERALATVELLCRWEGGREAVVAGWGGGAAAVEALVRAMAGKASGRTVEHAAGALVAVLGNSETLQWEAVAAGVVSHLLLLVQGGCSERAKRKAQLLLKLLRSALPFHNSLPNSDDYLQPF encoded by the coding sequence ATGGACGGCCTTTCAAATCGCAGCGACGGACGGACGGCGAAATTGAGAAGGGCGATGCCGGGGAGCGTGGCGGCGTTGGATGTGGCGGCAGTGACCGTACCGCACTACTTCCGGTGCCCGATCTCGCTGGAGCTGATGCGGGACCCGGTGACGGTGTGCACGGGGCAGACTTACGACCGGCCGAGCATCGAGTCGTGGGTGGCGACGGGGAATACGACGTGCCCGGTCACCCGCGTGCCGCTCGCCGACTTTACGCTCATTCCCAATCACACCCTCCGCCGCCTCATCCAGGAGTGGTGCGTCGCTCACCGTTCCCTCGGGGTGGAACGCATCCCCACCCCCAAGCAGCCGGCCGACCCTCTCCTCGTCCGATCGCTCGTCGCCTCCGCCAGCGCCGGATCTGTCACTTCGCGCGTCGCAGCGCTCTGCCGCCTCCGTGCGCTGGCAAGGGAGTCGGAGAAGAACCGTGCGGTGATTTCTACCCACGAGACGCGATCGGTTCTCGTTGAGATTGCGTTTGAGGGAAAGGAGGAACTTGCCGACCAGCCGGCCTTGGAGGCCATGGCCGTGCTCTCTATTCTACCTCTGTCCGAGGCAGAGAGCACGGCAGTGGCGACGCGGCCAGAGCGACTTCGCCGGTTAGGGGAGATGGTACGGGAGCACCCGTCGATGGAGGCACGGATCAACGCGGCGGCTGTGATCGAAGTCGTCGCGGCAGGAGCACGATCGGCGGAGATCAGAACTGCGGTTGGGGAGACGGAAGGGGTAATGGAGGGATTGGTGGCGCTGGTGGAGCAGCAGGGGAACCCGCGCGCAGTGCGGGTGGGGATCCGTGGTCTCTTTGCCCTGTGCCTTGCAAAGGAAAATAGATTCCGGGCGGTGGCTGCAGGCGCTGCTGCGGCAGTGGTGGGAAGGGTGGGTGAACTTGCATCCAGTGATGCAGAACGGGCATTGGCCACGGTGGAGCTTCTTTGCCGGTGGGAGGGCGGCAGGGAAGCGGTAGTGGCGGGATGGGGAGGAGGGGCAGCTGCTGTCGAGGCGCTGGTGAGGGCGATGGCCGGGAAGGCATCTGGGAGGACGGTGGAGCACGCCGCGGGAGCTCTTGTAGCGGTGCTGGGGAATTCGGAGACGCTTCAATGGGAGGCGGTGGCCGCCGGCGTGGTTAGCCACCTTCTACTCTTGGTGCAAGGTGGGTGCTCGGAGAGGGCCAAAAGGAAAGCCCAGCTTCTGCTAAAGCTCCTCCGCTCTGCTTTGCCATTCCACAACTCCCTCCCCAACTCCGACGACTACCTCCAGCCATTCTGA